A window of Vidua chalybeata isolate OUT-0048 chromosome 27, bVidCha1 merged haplotype, whole genome shotgun sequence contains these coding sequences:
- the ZBTB7A gene encoding zinc finger and BTB domain-containing protein 7A, with amino-acid sequence MAGGVDGPIGIPFPDHSSDILSSLNEQRNNGLLCDVVILVEGQEFPTHRSVLAACSQYFKKLFTSGLVVDQQNVYEIDFVSADALSALLEFAYTATLTVSTSNVNDILNAATLLEIPAVRDVCTDLLERKILAKNDQMDTVDQIDQRNHLRAKEYLEFFQSNPVNGHQGSFPWTNPELRDLQRLNFRGQEEEEESNCNGLDFYSQATPTERPKASDCDPDSNPAMWLDREDEEPVSGGMFSPSQNGHYSSRGLATPGEEEGGTPRGPLDPQEAGDSPSFIPTGTETEDDAREVDDLAASALLQQMINSVGRQQLGDDDRKDEDGVMDYYLKYFGSSSEGDVYPSWSQKVEKKIRAKAFQKCPICEKVIQGAGKLPRHIRTHTGEKPYECNICNVRFTRQDKLKVHMRKHTGEKPYLCQQCGAAFAHNYDLKNHMRVHTGLRPYQCDSCCKTFVRSDHLHRHLKKDGCNGIPSRRGRKPRVREAGAMPPTPTGSAEDGSLAAGESEDTAQGTEQEQQQHFEENSNNEAPGLNVAGGSDEGNAQGLS; translated from the exons ATGGCGGGTGGCGTGGACGGCCCCATAGGGATCCCGTTCCCGGATCACAGCAGCGACATCCTCAGCAGCCTGAATGAGCAGAGGAACAACGGGCTGCTGTGCGACGTGGTCATCCTGGTGGAAGGCCAGGAGTTCCCCACCCACCGCTCCGTCCTGGCAGCGTGCAGCCAGTACTTCAAGAAGCTCTTCACCTCAGGGTTAGTGGTGGACCAGCAGAACGTGTATGAGATAGACTTTGTGAGTGCGGACGCCCTGTCGGCGCTGCTGGAGTTCGCCTACACCGCGACCCTCACCGTCAGCACTTCCAACGTCAACGACATCCTCAACGCCGCCACGCTGCTGGAGATCCCGGCCGTCAGGGATGTCTGCACGGATCTCCTGGAGAGGAAGATTCTGGCCAAAAATGACCAGATGGATACAGTAGATCAAATTGATCAGAGGAACCATCTCAGAGCAAAAGAGTACCTGGAGTTCTTCCAGAGCAACCCCGTGAACGGCCACCAAGGCAGCTTTCCGTGGACCAACCCAGAGTTGAGAGACCTTCAGAGACTGAACTTCCGAGgccaagaggaggaggaggagtcgAACTGCAATGGCCTGGACTTCTACTCGCAAGCCACCCCAACCGAAAGACCAAAGGCAAGTGACTGTGACCCTGACAGCAACCCGGCCATGTGGCTGGACCGCGAGGACGAGGAGCCGGTCAGCGGCGGGATGTTCTCCCCTTCCCAGAACGGACATTACAGCAGCCGTGGCTTGGCCACCCCgggagaagaggaggggggCACCCCCAGGGGCCCTCTGGACCCGCAGGAAGCCGGGGACTCGCCCAGCTTCATCCCCACGGGCACGGAGACGGAGGACGATGCCAGGGAGGTGGATGACCTGGCCGCCAGcgccctgctccagcagatgATCAACTCGGTGGGGCGGCAGCAGCTCGGCGACGACGACCGCAAGGACGAGGACGGGGTCATGGATTATTACTTGAAATATTTCGGCAGTTCCAGCGAGGGCGACGTGTACCCGTCCTGGTCCCAGAAGGTGGAGAAGAAGATCAGGGCGAAAGCATTCCAGAAGTGCCCCATCTGCGAGAAGGTGATCCAGGGCGCCGGGAAGCTGCCGCGCCACATCCGCACCCACACCGGGGAGAAGCCCTACGAGTGCAACATCTGCAACGTCCGATTCACCAG GCAGGACAAGCTGAAGGTGCACATGCGGAAGCACACGGGGGAGAAGCCCTACCTGTGCCAGCAGTGCGGGGCCGCCTTCGCCCACAACTACGACTTGAAGAACCACATGCGGGTGCACACGGGGCTGCGGCCGTACCAGTGCGACAGCTGCTGCAAGACTTTCGTCCGCTCCGACCACCTGCACAGGCACCTTAAAAAAGATGGATGCAACGGGATCCCGTCGCGGAGGGGCCGCAAGCCGCGGGTCAGGGAGGCCGGGGCCATGCCCCCCACGCCCACGGGCAGCGCCGAGGACGGGAGCTTGGCGGCCGGCGAGTCCGAGGACACCGCGCAGGGCAccgagcaggagcagcagcagcactttgagGAGAATTCCAATAACGAAGCGCCGGGATTGAATGTAGCAGGAGGGTCGGATGAGGGTAACGCGCAAGGACTCTcctaa
- the LOC128800727 gene encoding forkhead box protein L2-like, whose protein sequence is MGDTSGDTSGDTSGDTAAAPRRPPGASFTIEYLLGRRGDGAAPSPEPPGRSPPGAPRAPPEPGDKPAQSYIALISTAILSSPEKKLLLSDIYQWIMDNYPYFKNKEKSWRNSVRHNLSLNECFVKAGRSDNGKGHFWAIHPANLEDFAKGDYHRRRARRRVRRVNVSYFHPYALYGLGCCCPCCPPGPPGPPLALPRLPPQCPLPERPRWGWGRLPLPRGSAPLLPRTPFL, encoded by the exons ATGGGGGACACGAGCGGGGACACGAGTGGGGACACGAgtggggacacagcagctgctccccgGCGCCCGCCCGGAGCCTCCTTCACCATCGAGTACCTGCTGGGGCGCCGGGGGGACGGGGCCGCCCCcagcccggagccccccggccggagccccccgggcgccccccgggccccgccggaGCCCGGGGACAAACCGGCGCAGTCCTACATCGCCCTCATCTCCACCGCCATCCTCTCGTCCCCCGagaagaagctgctgctgtccgACATCTACCAGTGGATCATGGACAACTACCCCTACTTCAAGAACAAG GAGAAGAGCTGGCGCAACAGCGTCCGCCACAACCTGTCCCTTAACGAGTGCTTCGTCAAGGCCGGGCGCAGCGACAACGGCAAAGGCCACTTCTGGGCCATCCACCCCGCCAACCTGGAGGACTTCGCCAAGGGCGACTACCACCGGCGGCGGGCCCGGCGCCGCGTCCGCAG GGTGAACGTCAGCTACTTCCACCCCTACGCCCTGTACGGCCtcggctgctgctgcccctgctgccccccgggcccccccgggccccccctggcgctgcccaggctccccccccagtgccccctgCCCGAGCGGCcgcgctggggctgggggcggctCCCGCTGCCCCGGGGCTCCGCGCCCCTCCTGCCCCGGACCCCCTTCTTGtga
- the PIAS4 gene encoding E3 SUMO-protein ligase PIAS4 — MAAELVEAKNMVMSFRVSDLQMLLGFVGRSKSGLKHELVTRALQLVQFDCSPEVFKKIKELYETRYNKKGSDVAQPPAPHRAEALALHSSYDRGSAVPRPLPATNIDYPALYGKYLNGLGRLPPKVAKPEVRLVKLPFYTTLDELLKPTELVPQNNEKLQESPCIFALTPRQVELIRNSRELQPGVKSVQVVLRICYTDTSSPQEDQYPPNIAVKVNHSYCSVPGYYPSNKPGVEPKRPCRPINLTHLMYLSAATNRITVTWGNYGKSYSVGLYLVRQMTSAELLQRLKTIGIKHPELCKALVKEKLRLDPDSEIATTGVRVSLICPLVKMRLSVPCRAETCAHLQCFDAVFYLQMNEKKPTWMCPVCDKPAPYDQLIIDGLLSKILTECEDADEIEYLVDGSWCPIRAEKERSCSPQCPILVLGSSDVNGLLATPNGTGENGKAPADVVDLTLDSSSSEEDEEEDEEEDDDDEGPQPKRRCSYEKGLVSAC; from the exons atggcggcggaGCTGGTGGAGGCGAAG AACATGGTGATGAGTTTCCGAGTCTCAGATCTTCAGAtgttgctgggttttgttgGCAGGAGTAAAAGCGGACTAAAACACGAACTAGTGACCCGAGCTTTGCAGCTGGTCCAGTTTGACTGCAGCCCCGAGGTGTTCAAGAAGATCAAGGAGCTCTACGAGACTCGCTACAACAAGAAGGGCTCGGACGTGGCGCAGCCGCCGGCGCCGCACCGCGCCGaggccctggccctgcactcCTCCTACGACCGCGGCAGCGCCGTGCCTCGCCCCCTGCCCGCCACCAACATCGACTACCCTGCCCTCTATGGCAAATACCTGAACGGACTGGGCAGGTTGCCCCCCAAAGTGGCCAAGCCCGAGGTTCGCTTGGTGAAGTTGCCCTTTTATACCACGCTGGACGAGCTGTTGAAGCCCACAGAGTTAG TTCCACAGAATAATGAGAAGCTTCAGGAAAGTCCGTGCATTTTTGCATTAACACCAAGACAAGTGGAGCTGATCAGAAATTCCAG GGAATTGCAACCTGGTGTGAAATCGGTTCAGGTGGTGCTCAG AATCTGCTACACAGACACCAGTTCCCCTCAGGAGGATCAGTACCCTCCCAACATCGCCGTCAAGGTGAACCACAGCTACTGCTCCGTGCCG GGCTACTACCCCTCAAACAAACCCGGGGTGGAACCCAAGAGGCCCTGCAGACCCATCAACCTCACCCATCTTATGTACCTGTCGGCGGCCACCAACCGCATCACCGTCACCTGGGGCAACTACGGCAAG agCTACTCGGTGGGGCTGTACCTGGTGCGGCAGATgacctcagcagagctgctgcagaggttGAAAACCATCGGCATCAAACACCCCGAGCTCTGCAAAGCACTGG tgAAAGAGAAGCTACGCCTGGACCCCGACAGTGAAATCGCCACCACCGGGGTCCGAGTGTCCCTCATCTGTCCG CTGGTGAAGATGCGCCTGTCGGTGCCGTGCCGGGCCGAGACCTGTGCACACCTGCAGTGCTTTGATGCCGTCTTCTACCTACAGATGAATGAGAAAAAGCCCACATGGATGTGCCCTGTGTGTGACAAACCTGCCCCCTACGACCAGCTCATCATTGATGG gCTCCTGTCCAAGATCCTGACAGAATGTGAAGATGCAGATGAGATCGAGTACCTGGTGGATGGCTCCTGGTGCCCCATCCGAGCCGAGAAGGAGCGGAGCTGCAGCCCTCAGTGTCCAATCCTGGTTCTAG GTTCCTCGGACGTGAACGGGCTCCTGGCCACTCCCAACGGCACCGGCGAGAACGGCAAAGCCCCGGCGGATGTTGTGGATTTAACACTGGACAGCTCATCCTcggaggaggacgaggaggaggacgaggaggaggatgatgatgacGAGGGACCCCAGCCCAAACGACGCTGCTCTTACGAGAAAGGTTTAGTCTCTGCCTGCTGA